The following proteins are encoded in a genomic region of Maribacter hydrothermalis:
- a CDS encoding XdhC family protein, whose amino-acid sequence MTHEFKNIITEYINAKNTNLKCVLATVVDLDGSSYRRPGVRMLIREDNVMIGAVSGGCVEKEVLFQAQSVFEKQTSKLMTYDGRYRLGCEGILYILLEPFAPSETLVIEFNKVIENRQSFILETAYQKEYGDLPGYGTFITLDAKSFSFNGSTVEQMAAKCFKQTMPPCQRLLLIGGEHDAVILAYFGLSMGWEVHVAVTPKEDKNINDFPGIDALLNYEPENFPVMDIDTNTAVLLMTHSYVKDLKYLTVLKKSKPAYLGILGPTRRREKLLSALLEHDMDIDMDFIENIHGPAGLHIGAETPQEIAISILAEILTVIRKTEPMMLKDKLKQIHH is encoded by the coding sequence ATGACTCACGAATTCAAAAATATCATAACTGAATATATAAATGCTAAAAACACCAATTTAAAATGTGTGTTGGCTACTGTAGTGGATTTAGATGGTTCTTCATATAGAAGACCGGGAGTTCGTATGCTTATTCGCGAAGATAATGTAATGATAGGTGCTGTAAGTGGTGGGTGTGTTGAGAAAGAGGTATTGTTTCAAGCACAATCGGTTTTTGAAAAACAAACTTCAAAATTAATGACTTATGATGGTAGGTATAGACTTGGCTGTGAAGGGATTCTTTATATTTTACTAGAACCTTTTGCGCCAAGTGAAACTCTTGTCATTGAATTTAATAAGGTGATTGAGAATAGGCAATCTTTTATTTTAGAAACAGCATATCAAAAAGAATATGGCGATTTACCTGGTTATGGGACGTTTATAACACTTGACGCTAAATCATTTTCATTTAACGGTAGTACTGTAGAACAAATGGCAGCAAAGTGTTTTAAGCAAACCATGCCTCCTTGCCAAAGATTATTGTTAATTGGGGGTGAGCACGATGCCGTAATATTGGCCTATTTTGGTTTAAGTATGGGATGGGAAGTACATGTTGCAGTAACCCCAAAGGAGGACAAAAATATCAATGATTTTCCCGGGATAGATGCTTTGTTGAACTACGAACCAGAAAATTTCCCTGTGATGGATATTGATACTAATACCGCTGTTTTGTTAATGACGCATAGCTATGTAAAAGATTTAAAATATTTGACTGTGCTGAAAAAAAGTAAACCCGCCTACTTAGGTATTTTGGGTCCTACCAGACGTAGAGAAAAACTACTATCCGCATTACTTGAACATGATATGGATATAGATATGGATTTTATAGAAAATATTCACGGTCCTGCTGGTTTGCATATTGGTGCCGAAACACCCCAGGAAATAGCTATCTCTATTCTGGCTGAAATTTTAACCGTAATTAGAAAAACAGAACCTATGATGTTGAAAGACAAACTGAAACAAATACATCATTGA
- a CDS encoding nucleotidyltransferase family protein: protein MKTEQHIAVLIMAAGASKRMDGIKQLMPWKDSNFLLETIKTVQRSKANSLYVVLGSNAEFIMSECHLIKKGIAIIVNPNWNNGLGDSIAYGVKVLLEQQHNLKGILICLADQPLLTYNYLDTLIHQSKKHPSKIIATYYGKRVGVPALFPKLLFKDLSVLKGDSGAKELLNNGLKAIITLDAENQTLDIDTKEEYNQLLSTINNTYNH, encoded by the coding sequence TTGAAAACAGAACAACATATTGCTGTTCTAATTATGGCCGCGGGAGCGTCTAAACGCATGGATGGTATTAAGCAATTGATGCCTTGGAAAGATTCTAATTTTTTACTGGAGACTATAAAAACAGTTCAACGGAGTAAGGCAAATTCTCTATACGTAGTATTAGGCTCAAACGCTGAATTTATTATGTCTGAATGTCATTTAATTAAAAAAGGGATTGCTATTATAGTCAACCCTAATTGGAATAACGGACTTGGTGATAGTATTGCATACGGAGTTAAAGTACTACTTGAACAACAACATAATTTAAAAGGAATTTTAATTTGTTTAGCCGATCAACCTTTACTCACCTATAATTACCTGGACACTTTAATTCATCAGTCAAAAAAACATCCTTCAAAAATTATAGCAACATATTATGGAAAAAGGGTAGGAGTGCCTGCATTGTTTCCTAAATTGCTATTTAAAGATTTGTCCGTTCTTAAAGGAGACTCTGGTGCTAAAGAACTTTTAAATAATGGGCTTAAGGCTATTATTACTTTAGACGCAGAAAACCAAACGTTAGACATAGACACCAAAGAAGAATACAATCAATTATTATCAACAATTAATAATACGTACAACCATTAA
- a CDS encoding amidohydrolase family protein, translated as MTKNKSVVIITIFLLVALPLFAQDMGFEEYNPKSTLVVPGAEITKAKFPFIDVHSHQRDMSVEALNGLILHMDAMNEAIMVNLSGGSGKNLKEKVVNIEKSFPNRFVVFANVDFEGAKDMEWGEQAAARLEEDIKNGAKGLKIFKSLGLRNKDVDGNRLAIDDPRLDPIWAKCAEMGVPVLIHAADPKSFWDEMDADNERWLELKTHPRRKRSATDPAPFEQIIQEQHNVFKKHPNTKFINAHMGWHANNLEKLGELLDEMPNMNVGISAIIAELGRQPQNARAFFIKYQDRVLFGKDSWKPEEFPTYFRVLESNDEYFPYYKKYHAFWSMYGLNLPDNVLKKLYYENALNLIPGLDDSLFK; from the coding sequence ATGACAAAAAATAAATCGGTAGTTATAATTACAATTTTTTTACTTGTGGCATTACCTCTTTTTGCACAGGATATGGGTTTTGAAGAATACAATCCGAAATCAACCTTAGTAGTACCTGGAGCAGAAATAACCAAAGCAAAGTTTCCTTTTATTGATGTACATAGCCACCAAAGGGATATGTCCGTAGAAGCTTTAAATGGGTTGATTTTACATATGGATGCTATGAATGAAGCCATTATGGTGAATTTAAGTGGTGGTTCTGGGAAAAACCTTAAAGAGAAAGTGGTAAATATTGAAAAAAGTTTCCCAAATAGATTTGTTGTTTTTGCTAATGTAGATTTTGAAGGAGCAAAAGATATGGAATGGGGAGAACAAGCAGCTGCCCGATTAGAAGAAGATATTAAGAATGGCGCTAAGGGATTAAAGATTTTTAAAAGTCTTGGATTACGAAATAAGGATGTAGATGGCAATCGGTTGGCGATAGATGATCCTCGTTTAGACCCTATTTGGGCAAAATGTGCCGAAATGGGAGTGCCTGTTTTAATACACGCAGCTGATCCAAAGTCTTTTTGGGACGAAATGGATGCCGATAATGAACGTTGGCTGGAATTGAAAACACACCCCAGAAGAAAACGTTCAGCAACAGATCCGGCCCCGTTTGAGCAAATTATTCAAGAACAGCATAATGTGTTTAAAAAGCATCCTAACACTAAGTTTATTAATGCACATATGGGTTGGCATGCCAATAACCTTGAAAAACTTGGGGAGCTATTAGATGAAATGCCAAATATGAATGTTGGTATTTCTGCAATTATCGCAGAACTAGGGAGGCAGCCGCAGAATGCAAGAGCCTTCTTTATAAAATATCAAGACAGGGTGTTATTCGGTAAGGATAGTTGGAAACCAGAGGAGTTCCCGACCTATTTTAGAGTTTTGGAAAGCAACGATGAGTATTTCCCATACTATAAAAAATATCACGCATTTTGGTCTATGTACGGATTAAACTTGCCTGATAATGTATTGAAAAAACTATACTATGAAAACGCACTAAACTTAATTCCTGGTTTAGATGATTCGCTATTTAAATAG
- a CDS encoding RNA polymerase sigma factor — MDKEEVFTNLIREHQALLYKVTSIYTDNKEDREDLFQEVVFQLWKYFDSFRNDAKVTTWMYRVAMNTAITFIKKKKRRPDSVPVADVFINQSDYKDDVYEERLKLLYRHLQHLNTLEKGLIFLLLEGKSYKEIAQITGLSDSNVGTKISRVKKKLKTNMTKQ, encoded by the coding sequence ATGGATAAAGAAGAGGTCTTTACGAACTTAATACGAGAACATCAGGCGCTATTATATAAGGTGACATCAATTTACACCGATAATAAAGAAGATCGCGAAGACTTGTTTCAGGAAGTGGTCTTTCAGCTATGGAAATATTTTGATTCGTTCCGTAACGATGCAAAAGTAACCACCTGGATGTATCGTGTAGCTATGAATACGGCAATTACATTTATTAAGAAGAAAAAGAGAAGACCAGATTCTGTTCCAGTTGCAGATGTATTCATTAATCAATCTGACTATAAAGACGATGTTTATGAAGAGCGATTAAAACTACTTTATCGGCATCTACAACATTTAAACACTTTAGAAAAAGGTCTCATATTCCTCTTGCTTGAAGGTAAAAGTTATAAAGAGATAGCACAAATAACCGGACTTAGCGATAGCAACGTGGGTACTAAAATATCTCGAGTAAAAAAGAAATTAAAAACTAACATGACAAAGCAATAA
- a CDS encoding GntR family transcriptional regulator, with translation MLIKLNLRDQVRDYLLSEMITGKLSIGKTINLAALSRKLNVSVTPIREALTQLQQSHIIKAVPNRGFIIADLDVKEAEDLYELVANLEVMAIENSEFTEEHIVELKKQQEVFENATDAISRIQADLEFHKLLTKGYKNDLALKILHDLKTRIFFYERAFTNDDSFYNKSDNQHDSIISAIADNNVPTASLLLKMNWMLILNYVQKKLTE, from the coding sequence ATGTTGATAAAGTTGAATTTAAGAGATCAAGTCCGAGATTATTTATTGTCAGAAATGATAACAGGAAAGCTAAGTATAGGAAAAACCATAAATTTAGCCGCTCTATCTCGTAAGTTAAATGTTAGCGTTACTCCAATACGAGAAGCATTGACCCAATTACAACAGTCCCATATTATAAAAGCAGTTCCCAACAGAGGTTTTATAATCGCTGATTTGGATGTAAAGGAAGCCGAAGACTTATATGAGCTGGTTGCTAACTTAGAGGTAATGGCAATTGAAAACTCTGAATTTACCGAAGAACATATTGTTGAACTCAAGAAACAGCAAGAAGTATTTGAAAATGCCACAGATGCTATTTCAAGAATACAAGCAGATTTAGAATTCCATAAATTGTTGACCAAAGGCTATAAAAATGATTTGGCTCTTAAAATTCTACATGATTTAAAGACACGTATTTTCTTTTATGAACGTGCCTTTACAAATGATGATTCCTTCTATAATAAATCAGATAATCAACATGATTCCATAATATCTGCTATTGCGGATAACAATGTACCTACCGCTTCCCTCCTATTAAAAATGAATTGGATGCTGATTTTAAATTACGTTCAAAAGAAACTGACTGAGTAA
- a CDS encoding cold-shock protein — translation MAKSQQTFNKTEKEKKRLKKREEKKKKMLARKAAAKENGTSGIPLAYVDFNGNLVDTPPDPSMKVEVEAEDIVLGIPKKEEGDVEEFDPVRNGKVSFFDTSKGFGFIIDSENNEKYFVHVSGLIDEIMENDKVAYELEKGMKGMNAVRVKKI, via the coding sequence ATGGCAAAATCACAACAGACATTTAATAAAACTGAAAAAGAAAAGAAGCGCTTAAAGAAGCGTGAAGAAAAAAAGAAAAAAATGCTTGCCCGTAAAGCAGCTGCAAAAGAAAATGGTACATCAGGTATTCCACTTGCATATGTAGACTTTAACGGTAATTTGGTAGATACTCCACCAGATCCTTCAATGAAAGTTGAAGTAGAAGCTGAAGACATTGTTCTTGGTATTCCTAAAAAGGAAGAAGGAGATGTAGAAGAGTTTGACCCAGTAAGAAACGGCAAAGTCTCATTTTTCGATACTTCAAAAGGTTTTGGATTCATTATCGATTCTGAAAATAATGAGAAATATTTCGTTCACGTAAGCGGCCTTATTGACGAAATAATGGAAAATGACAAGGTGGCTTACGAGCTAGAAAAAGGTATGAAAGGCATGAATGCCGTTCGTGTAAAAAAAATATAG
- a CDS encoding EamA family transporter, which yields MAKMQRNTILVVLSFFAIYFIWGSTYLWNKIAVTELPAFMLAGIRFVIAGSLIFIISKLLGFPLKISKKQFKNTFIAGFLFLTFGNGVVVWALKFVDSSFAALEVSAQPLVVLLMMRLLQGKKIQPMSIIGVFLGITGIFLLVGQQEIIAQEGAVLGMVLIFVCMLSWSYGSLFVGKADLPSNFFVNTGYQMLSSGLSLLIVSTLLGETWSSPHTWSSPVIWSMALLIFLGSIVTFTAFNYLLRIVSPEKVATSSYVNPIIAMILGWYFLNEEITLQSVIASFILLTGVYFINTKKQLTIFSRFTGKRIPKKMVD from the coding sequence ATGGCAAAAATGCAACGGAACACCATTTTGGTAGTATTGTCATTTTTTGCCATTTATTTTATTTGGGGATCAACTTATTTGTGGAATAAAATTGCTGTTACTGAATTACCTGCCTTTATGTTAGCAGGAATACGTTTTGTAATTGCAGGTAGTTTAATATTCATTATTTCCAAATTATTAGGGTTTCCATTAAAAATTTCCAAAAAACAATTTAAAAATACATTTATTGCCGGCTTTTTATTCCTAACCTTTGGTAACGGAGTAGTGGTTTGGGCTTTAAAGTTTGTCGATAGTAGTTTTGCTGCCTTAGAAGTGTCCGCACAGCCTTTGGTGGTTTTACTAATGATGCGCTTACTCCAGGGTAAAAAAATACAACCAATGTCTATTATTGGTGTATTTTTAGGAATAACTGGTATTTTTCTATTAGTTGGTCAACAAGAGATTATTGCTCAAGAAGGTGCTGTTTTAGGGATGGTTCTCATTTTTGTTTGTATGCTTAGTTGGTCTTATGGCAGCTTATTTGTTGGTAAAGCCGATCTTCCTTCCAATTTCTTTGTTAATACAGGATACCAAATGTTATCTAGCGGTCTTTCTTTACTAATCGTTAGTACTTTACTAGGTGAAACTTGGTCATCACCACATACTTGGAGTTCTCCAGTAATTTGGTCAATGGCATTACTTATTTTTTTAGGTAGTATTGTTACGTTTACTGCATTCAATTATTTGTTAAGAATTGTTTCCCCTGAAAAAGTTGCAACTTCTTCTTATGTAAACCCTATAATAGCCATGATTTTAGGATGGTATTTTTTAAATGAAGAAATTACCTTACAATCAGTAATAGCTTCATTTATTTTGTTAACGGGTGTATATTTTATTAACACTAAAAAGCAACTGACAATTTTTTCCCGCTTTACTGGAAAACGTATACCTAAGAAAATGGTTGATTAA
- a CDS encoding pseudouridine synthase, producing MEHHHFLVHKPFGFLSQMSSGEDRQLRKKRFLSELYNFPKGIMPVGRLDEKSEGLLLMTTDGKLSDTINSSGIEKEYLVQLDGLITPESVLQLSNGVNIGIFGKTYLTKPCKVKLLNKPPELPDAHPSLRIGRHRPTSWIRITITEGKFRQVRKMTASVGYPTVRLIRIRIGNFTLGQLKVSQVISTTINQPFS from the coding sequence ATGGAACATCATCATTTTTTAGTACATAAACCATTCGGATTTTTGAGTCAAATGTCTTCGGGGGAAGATCGACAATTACGTAAAAAACGGTTTTTGAGCGAGCTATATAATTTTCCAAAAGGAATAATGCCAGTGGGTCGTTTAGACGAGAAGTCAGAAGGATTATTATTAATGACTACAGATGGTAAACTAAGTGATACGATTAATAGCTCAGGAATAGAAAAAGAATACCTGGTTCAGTTAGACGGATTAATAACTCCAGAAAGCGTTCTACAACTGTCTAATGGTGTAAATATTGGAATATTTGGCAAAACTTATTTAACAAAACCGTGTAAAGTTAAGTTATTAAATAAGCCTCCAGAATTACCAGATGCTCATCCATCATTACGAATTGGAAGACATAGACCAACCTCTTGGATTCGTATTACTATTACAGAAGGAAAGTTTAGACAAGTTAGAAAAATGACGGCATCGGTTGGGTACCCTACAGTTCGTTTAATTAGAATACGTATTGGAAATTTTACACTTGGGCAATTGAAAGTTTCCCAAGTAATTTCAACAACAATTAATCAACCATTTTCTTAG
- a CDS encoding DEAD/DEAH box helicase — protein MQETVFELQERKTDKELYSYQQGAIQQIFDKFDSERDDYHLLYQLPTGGGKTVIFSEMVRQYLKNHNKKVLVMTHRIELCNQTSKMLTSFGVVNKVVNSKANLDDQERYSCYVAMVETLNNRLNDGHLDISDVGLVIIDEAHYNSFTKLFKFFENSFVLGVTATPLSSNKDLPMNKNYDELIPGESIENLIANDFLARAEVFQYDMGLTSLEIGSNGDYTVKSSADLYTSPAMLSKLLEAYTKHSKGKKTLIFNNGIETSIQVYHTFQAAGLNIMHLDNTATKKQRKQILKWFRETPDAILTSVSILTTGFDEPTIDTIILNRATKSLTLYYQMIGRGSRVLNNKSKFTVIDLGNNLYRFGPWGADLDWGAIFKSPNFYMDRIRDDEDIEMDFKLDLSDEVKEEFKNSKETYFDIKETYETATFAGESSKVVLERSIAQHAYICIENSEDVYDALALAKLLKEDIDNRIHVYGKCISKSTYNFLSWLKDDYQKKLNAYLRENFDTVFEDIHGYPPED, from the coding sequence ATGCAAGAGACTGTTTTTGAATTACAGGAAAGAAAGACCGATAAGGAACTTTATAGCTATCAACAAGGCGCAATTCAACAAATTTTTGACAAGTTCGATTCCGAACGTGACGATTACCATTTATTATACCAGTTGCCTACAGGTGGCGGTAAAACAGTTATCTTTTCTGAAATGGTAAGACAGTATTTAAAGAACCATAATAAAAAGGTTCTTGTAATGACGCACCGTATAGAACTTTGTAATCAAACTTCAAAAATGTTGACAAGCTTTGGTGTGGTAAACAAAGTTGTAAATAGTAAAGCTAATTTAGATGACCAAGAACGCTATAGCTGCTATGTAGCCATGGTTGAAACCTTAAATAACAGGCTTAATGACGGTCATTTAGATATATCCGACGTAGGCCTTGTAATTATTGATGAGGCGCATTACAATTCATTTACCAAACTTTTCAAGTTTTTTGAAAACTCCTTTGTTTTGGGCGTAACGGCAACACCGTTAAGCTCTAACAAAGACTTGCCAATGAATAAAAACTATGATGAACTTATACCAGGGGAATCTATAGAAAATTTAATTGCCAATGATTTCTTGGCAAGGGCAGAGGTATTTCAATATGATATGGGATTAACATCCCTGGAAATTGGATCTAACGGTGATTATACCGTAAAATCGTCGGCTGACTTATATACGAGTCCGGCAATGCTAAGCAAACTTTTAGAAGCGTACACCAAACATTCTAAAGGTAAAAAGACATTAATTTTCAATAATGGTATAGAAACCTCTATTCAGGTATACCATACTTTTCAAGCGGCAGGTTTAAATATAATGCACCTTGATAATACTGCTACGAAAAAGCAGCGTAAACAAATTTTAAAATGGTTTAGAGAAACTCCGGATGCTATTTTAACATCGGTAAGTATTTTAACTACAGGTTTCGATGAACCTACTATTGACACTATTATTCTTAACAGAGCAACAAAATCACTTACCCTTTATTACCAAATGATCGGTAGGGGGTCTAGGGTTTTGAATAATAAATCGAAGTTTACGGTGATTGATTTAGGTAATAACTTATACAGATTTGGACCTTGGGGTGCAGATTTAGATTGGGGTGCCATATTCAAGTCTCCTAATTTCTACATGGATCGCATTCGTGATGATGAGGATATTGAAATGGATTTTAAGCTTGACTTATCTGACGAGGTCAAAGAAGAGTTTAAAAATTCTAAGGAAACCTATTTCGATATAAAAGAAACCTACGAAACAGCAACATTTGCGGGCGAATCTTCTAAAGTTGTTTTAGAAAGGTCCATTGCTCAACATGCGTATATTTGTATTGAAAATAGTGAAGATGTCTACGACGCTTTAGCTTTAGCTAAACTGTTAAAAGAAGACATTGATAATCGAATCCATGTATACGGAAAGTGTATAAGTAAGAGCACGTATAATTTCCTGAGCTGGTTAAAAGATGATTATCAAAAGAAGCTAAACGCTTATTTACGTGAAAATTTTGATACGGTATTTGAAGATATTCACGGGTATCCGCCGGAAGATTAA
- a CDS encoding carboxymuconolactone decarboxylase family protein: MSTFIVPTREEVSENNQAIFDNLKKALGFVPNLYATYANSDTALENYLNFANAKSSLSAKEKEVVNLAVSQVNNCIYCLSAHTVIGKMNGFNDEQILELRAGKASFDSKLDALAQLAKNITENRGRTDENILENYFAEGYTKANLIDTISLVGDKTISNYIHSTTQVPVDFPEAVSL, from the coding sequence ATGAGCACATTTATTGTACCCACAAGAGAAGAAGTAAGCGAAAACAATCAAGCAATTTTCGATAATCTTAAAAAAGCATTGGGATTTGTCCCAAACTTATATGCAACCTATGCCAATAGCGATACCGCATTAGAAAACTATTTGAATTTCGCCAATGCAAAAAGTTCATTATCTGCTAAAGAAAAAGAAGTGGTTAACCTAGCCGTTAGTCAAGTTAACAACTGTATCTATTGTTTATCTGCCCACACAGTCATTGGTAAAATGAACGGATTTAATGATGAACAAATTCTTGAACTAAGAGCAGGAAAAGCGTCGTTTGATTCTAAATTAGATGCTTTAGCACAATTAGCCAAAAACATCACTGAAAACAGAGGTCGTACAGATGAAAACATTTTAGAAAACTATTTTGCCGAGGGGTACACAAAAGCCAATTTAATTGACACTATTTCATTGGTAGGCGACAAAACAATATCGAACTACATACATAGTACTACACAGGTACCAGTTGATTTTCCTGAAGCAGTTTCTTTATAA
- a CDS encoding helix-turn-helix domain-containing protein — protein sequence MQEVFKDFGTGGLLKIGNELLLESYRKPKQAGIYIFIRTTTQKAHIEVDGVPYIISEHSLLALTPIQFLHYTEGENLIVYQFNREFYCIKDHDQEVSCAGLLFFGNAHIPVIDLGDKEERKFDTLHEVFVDELETEDTIQAEMLRMLMARFMIISTRLLKAKEGFSEANNDVKVDLLRGFNLLVEEYYKSEHSVSFYADKLFKSPKTLSNTFSKFNTTPLQIIHERIILEAKRLLIYTDKTAKEIAYEIGFDDASHLSRLFKNQTQQSPSEFKKQLKKSF from the coding sequence ATGCAAGAAGTTTTTAAAGATTTTGGTACTGGTGGATTACTAAAAATTGGTAATGAGTTATTATTGGAATCTTATAGGAAACCCAAGCAAGCCGGAATCTATATTTTTATAAGAACTACTACTCAAAAAGCGCATATAGAAGTAGATGGAGTTCCTTATATTATTTCTGAACATAGTTTATTGGCTTTGACCCCAATTCAGTTTTTGCATTATACTGAAGGTGAAAATTTAATTGTATATCAATTTAACCGAGAGTTTTATTGCATTAAAGATCACGACCAAGAAGTAAGCTGTGCGGGATTACTGTTTTTTGGTAATGCACATATACCTGTTATAGATTTAGGAGATAAAGAAGAAAGAAAATTCGATACGCTCCACGAAGTATTTGTAGATGAATTAGAAACTGAGGATACGATACAAGCTGAAATGCTACGCATGTTAATGGCTCGTTTTATGATTATTAGCACAAGATTACTTAAAGCTAAGGAAGGATTCAGTGAAGCTAACAATGATGTAAAAGTAGATTTACTAAGAGGATTCAATTTATTGGTTGAAGAGTATTACAAGTCAGAACATTCAGTTTCGTTCTATGCAGACAAATTATTTAAATCTCCAAAAACACTCTCCAATACATTCTCAAAATTTAATACCACTCCCCTACAAATAATTCATGAACGTATTATTCTTGAAGCAAAACGATTACTTATCTATACCGATAAGACTGCAAAAGAAATAGCATATGAAATTGGTTTTGATGATGCCTCGCACTTAAGTCGTTTATTTAAAAACCAAACACAACAATCTCCATCAGAATTTAAAAAACAACTCAAAAAATCATTTTAG